In Polyodon spathula isolate WHYD16114869_AA chromosome 11, ASM1765450v1, whole genome shotgun sequence, one genomic interval encodes:
- the LOC121322573 gene encoding ubiquitin carboxyl-terminal hydrolase 37-like, which produces MQSCQLSEPLEEKRPEKGAEEQALEEKEKEFLRIAIALSLQDLNHTKTEPHVDEDSTNTSTVESEESGAEIGELSSSYRLIGLVSHLGSRVSTGHYISDVYDFLADKWLTYNDEKVSETDESAVQDERKCTGYIFFYMHKKVYEDIQRERAGLCLQPDCSPWR; this is translated from the exons ATGCAGAGCTGCCAGCTTTCTGAACCACTGGAAGAGAAAAGACCTGAGAAG GGAGCTGAAGAACAGGCGCTGGAAGAAAAAGAGAAGGAGTTCCTCAGAATAGCAATTGCTCTGAGTCTCCAAG ATTTAAACCACACCAAAACTGAGCCCCACGTAGACGAGGACTCCACAAATACCAGCACGGTGGAGTCCGAGGAGAGTGGTGCAGAG ATTGGAGAGCTCTCCAGCTCCTATCGGCTTATCGGTCTGGTCAGCCACCTGGGAAGCCGGGTGTCAACTG GTCATTACATCAGCGATGTATATGACTTCCTGGCTGACAAGTGGCTGACCTACAATGACGAGAAGGTCTCGGAGACTGATGAGTCGGCTGTGCAGGACGAGCGGAAGTGTACCGGATACATCTTCTTCTATATGCACAA GAAAGTATACGAAGATATCCAAAGGGAGAGAGCAGGCTTGTGCTTGCAGCCTGATTGTTCCCCATGGAGATGA